One stretch of Streptomyces sp. NBC_00443 DNA includes these proteins:
- the ruvB gene encoding Holliday junction branch migration DNA helicase RuvB: MNWDDTTDTPAPERLVGASADREDQAVEAALRPKDLDEFIGQEKVREQLDLVLRAARARGATADHVLLSGAPGLGKTTLSMIIAAEMGAPIRITSGPAIQHAGDLAAILSSLQEGEVLFLDEIHRMSRPAEEMLYMAMEDFRVDVIVGKGPGATAIPLELPPFTMVGATTRAGLLPPPLRDRFGFTAHMEFYEPVELERVIHRSANLLEVEIEADGAAEIAGRSRGTPRIANRLLRRVRDYAQVKADGIITRDIAAAALAVYEVDERGLDRLDRGVLEALLKLFGGGPVGLSTLAVAVGEERETVEEVAEPFLVREGLLARTPRGRVATPAAWAHLGLTPPGSHPAGNGQQDLFGT, translated from the coding sequence ATGAACTGGGACGACACCACCGACACCCCCGCCCCCGAGCGGCTCGTCGGTGCGTCCGCCGACCGTGAGGACCAGGCCGTAGAGGCCGCGCTGCGCCCGAAGGACCTGGACGAGTTCATCGGCCAGGAGAAGGTCCGCGAACAGCTCGACCTGGTGCTGCGCGCCGCACGCGCGCGTGGCGCCACAGCCGACCACGTGCTGCTCTCCGGCGCCCCCGGCCTCGGCAAGACCACCCTCTCGATGATCATCGCGGCCGAGATGGGCGCCCCCATCCGCATCACCAGCGGCCCCGCCATCCAGCACGCCGGCGATCTCGCCGCGATCCTCTCCTCCCTCCAGGAGGGCGAGGTCCTCTTCCTCGACGAGATCCACCGCATGTCCCGGCCCGCCGAGGAGATGCTGTACATGGCGATGGAGGACTTCCGTGTCGACGTCATCGTCGGCAAGGGGCCGGGTGCCACCGCCATCCCGCTGGAACTGCCCCCGTTCACCATGGTCGGCGCCACCACGCGCGCGGGCCTGCTGCCGCCCCCGCTGCGCGACCGCTTCGGCTTCACCGCGCACATGGAGTTCTACGAGCCCGTCGAGCTGGAGCGCGTCATCCACCGCTCGGCCAACCTCCTCGAGGTGGAGATCGAGGCCGACGGCGCCGCCGAGATCGCCGGCCGCTCCCGCGGCACGCCCCGGATCGCCAACCGCCTGCTGCGCCGGGTCCGCGACTACGCCCAGGTCAAGGCCGACGGGATCATCACGAGGGACATCGCCGCGGCCGCCCTCGCCGTCTACGAGGTCGACGAGCGCGGGCTGGACCGCCTCGACCGCGGCGTCCTGGAGGCCCTGCTGAAACTGTTCGGCGGTGGCCCGGTCGGCCTGTCCACACTCGCCGTCGCGGTGGGGGAGGAGCGCGAGACGGTCGAGGAGGTCGCCGAACCCTTCCTCGTACGGGAAGGCCTGCTCGCCCGCACCCCGCGCGGCCGGGTCGCCACCCCGGCGGCATGGGCGCATCTCGGCCTCACCCCGCCTGGCTCGCACCCTGCGGGAAACGGACAACAGGACCTGTTCGGGACGTGA
- the yajC gene encoding preprotein translocase subunit YajC, which translates to MSLVTLLPFIVLIGAMFLMTRSAKKKQQQAANMRNDMQPGSGVRTIGGMYATVKEVSEDTVLVDAGPGVELLFAKNAIGAVLSDDEYNRIVHGIEHDLKSDVVPNDASSLTEADEPAAAAASDEKSVDLGKKVEKDEKDEVEEPSDAVAAEAKTDDEPKKTDGDTDAK; encoded by the coding sequence GTGAGTCTCGTGACCCTCCTCCCGTTCATCGTGCTCATCGGGGCCATGTTCCTGATGACCCGGTCGGCCAAGAAGAAGCAGCAGCAGGCCGCCAACATGCGGAATGACATGCAGCCCGGATCCGGTGTTCGCACCATCGGTGGCATGTACGCCACCGTCAAGGAGGTCAGCGAAGACACGGTCCTCGTTGACGCCGGCCCGGGCGTCGAGCTTCTCTTCGCCAAGAACGCGATCGGCGCCGTCCTCTCCGACGACGAGTACAACCGCATCGTGCACGGCATCGAACACGACCTGAAGTCCGACGTCGTCCCGAACGACGCCTCCTCCCTCACCGAGGCCGACGAGCCTGCCGCTGCCGCCGCCTCCGACGAGAAGTCCGTCGACCTTGGTAAGAAGGTCGAGAAGGACGAGAAGGACGAGGTCGAGGAGCCGTCCGACGCCGTGGCCGCCGAGGCGAAGACGGACGACGAGCCGAAGAAGACCGACGGCGACACCGACGCGAAGTAG
- the secD gene encoding protein translocase subunit SecD: MAAPKKGRNASAQSKPGRSLALILIAIAALTGGMFASGHTTPRLGIDLAGGTSITLRAVAEPGQESAINKTNMDTAVEIMERRVNGLGVSESEVQTQGNKNIIVNIPKGTNSKEARAQVGTTAKLYFRPVVATEVSGGGATPTPSPSASSSASGDSTDKATSSASPSGSTSPSASSTTQGRAVTDALKADPTPSTSASSSGSPSASSTPSGDSSTSKLEAQYAALDCSKKAARAKAGDGAKPTEPTVACGQNSQGQWQKYILGPAEVDGTDVKSAQATFQTTTGAGWTVNMKFTGEGSKKFAATTGKLAQNQSPQNQFAIVLDGEVVSDPFVREALTGGSAEISGNFNQESAQSLANMLSYGALPLSFQEDSVTTVTAALGGEQLKAGLIAGAIGLALVVIYLLVYYRGLSLIALLSLLISAALTYTIMALLGPTIGFALNLPAVCGAIVAIGITADSFIVYFERVRDEIREGRSLRPAVERAWPRARRTILVSDFVSFLAAAVLFIVTVGKVQGFAFTLGLTTLLDVVVVFLFTKPLLTLMARSKFFSSGHSWSGLDPKRLGAKPPLRRNRRPAHPAGPVDPKEA; this comes from the coding sequence GTGGCAGCACCTAAGAAGGGCCGGAACGCGAGCGCCCAGAGCAAGCCAGGGCGCTCGCTGGCCCTCATCCTGATCGCCATCGCGGCGCTCACCGGAGGGATGTTCGCCTCGGGGCACACCACTCCGCGACTCGGTATCGACCTGGCCGGCGGCACGAGCATCACGCTTCGCGCGGTTGCCGAGCCTGGCCAGGAATCCGCGATCAACAAGACCAACATGGACACCGCGGTCGAGATCATGGAGCGCCGTGTCAATGGTCTTGGTGTCTCGGAGTCCGAGGTTCAGACCCAGGGCAACAAGAACATCATCGTGAACATCCCCAAGGGCACGAACTCCAAGGAAGCGCGGGCCCAGGTAGGCACCACCGCCAAGCTGTACTTCCGGCCGGTCGTCGCCACCGAGGTGTCGGGCGGCGGTGCGACCCCCACCCCCTCGCCGAGCGCCTCCAGCAGCGCGTCGGGTGACTCCACCGACAAGGCGACCTCCTCGGCCTCTCCCTCCGGCTCGACCAGCCCCTCGGCGAGCTCCACCACGCAGGGCCGCGCGGTCACCGACGCCCTGAAGGCCGACCCGACGCCGTCCACGAGTGCCTCCTCCAGCGGCTCCCCGTCCGCGAGCAGCACCCCCTCCGGCGACTCCTCGACCAGCAAGCTCGAAGCGCAGTACGCCGCGCTGGACTGCTCGAAGAAGGCCGCCCGCGCCAAGGCCGGTGACGGCGCCAAGCCCACCGAGCCCACCGTCGCCTGCGGTCAGAACTCGCAGGGCCAGTGGCAGAAGTACATCCTCGGCCCCGCCGAGGTCGACGGCACGGACGTCAAGAGCGCCCAGGCCACCTTCCAGACCACGACCGGCGCCGGCTGGACCGTGAACATGAAGTTCACGGGCGAGGGCAGCAAGAAGTTCGCCGCCACCACCGGCAAGCTGGCACAGAACCAGTCCCCGCAGAACCAGTTCGCCATCGTGCTGGACGGCGAGGTCGTCTCCGACCCGTTCGTCCGCGAAGCCCTGACGGGCGGCAGCGCCGAGATCTCCGGCAACTTCAACCAGGAGTCGGCGCAGAGCCTCGCCAACATGCTGTCGTACGGCGCCCTGCCGCTGTCCTTCCAGGAGGACAGCGTCACCACGGTGACCGCCGCGCTCGGCGGTGAGCAGCTGAAGGCCGGTCTGATCGCCGGTGCGATCGGTCTCGCCCTGGTCGTCATCTACCTGCTGGTCTACTACCGCGGCCTGTCGCTGATCGCGCTCCTCTCGCTGCTGATCTCCGCGGCCCTGACCTACACGATCATGGCGCTGCTCGGCCCGACCATCGGCTTCGCGCTGAACCTGCCGGCCGTCTGCGGTGCCATCGTCGCCATCGGCATCACAGCGGACTCGTTCATCGTGTACTTCGAACGCGTCCGGGACGAGATCCGAGAGGGCCGCTCGCTGCGGCCCGCCGTCGAGCGTGCCTGGCCGCGCGCCCGGCGCACCATCCTGGTCTCCGACTTCGTGTCGTTCCTCGCCGCCGCGGTGCTCTTCATCGTCACCGTCGGCAAGGTCCAGGGCTTCGCGTTCACGCTCGGCCTGACCACCCTGCTCGACGTGGTCGTCGTGTTCCTGTTCACCAAGCCGCTGCTGACGCTCATGGCCCGCAGCAAGTTCTTCTCCAGTGGCCACAGCTGGTCCGGTCTCGATCCCAAGCGACTGGGTGCCAAGCCGCCGCTGCGCCGTAACCGCCGTCCCGCTCACCCCGCCGGCCCTGTCGACCCGAAGGAGGCGTGA
- the secF gene encoding protein translocase subunit SecF: MSKLGNLGARLHRGEVGYDFVGNRKLWYGLSILITITAIVGLAVRGLNMGIEFQGGAVFNTPKTSVSVSQAQEYAEEASGHDAIVQKLGDGDEATLRIQVAGIDTTQANKVSAELAEKLGVEESDVTGELVGPSWGEQIANKAWQGLGIFLVLVVIYLAIAFEWRMALAAFVALIHDITITVGIYALVGFEVTPGTVIGLLTILGYSLYDTVVVFDSLKEQTKDITKQTRWTYSDIANRSINSTLVRSVNTTVVALLPVAGLLFIGGGFLGAGMLNDISLSLFVGLAAGAYSSIFIATPLVADLKEREPQMKALRKRVLAKRAQSAAQGESPDAPAGDGLLDDEPDDATPAVVGPRNQPAARNRGRGRPSGKRR; the protein is encoded by the coding sequence ATGTCGAAGCTCGGCAACCTCGGCGCCCGACTGCACCGTGGCGAGGTCGGCTACGACTTCGTCGGCAACCGCAAGCTCTGGTACGGCCTCTCGATCCTGATCACCATCACGGCCATCGTCGGCCTGGCGGTGCGCGGCCTGAACATGGGCATCGAGTTCCAGGGCGGGGCCGTCTTCAACACCCCGAAGACCAGCGTCTCGGTGTCCCAGGCGCAGGAGTACGCGGAAGAGGCGTCCGGCCACGACGCGATCGTCCAGAAGCTCGGCGACGGCGACGAGGCCACGCTGCGCATCCAGGTCGCGGGCATCGACACCACGCAGGCCAACAAGGTCTCGGCGGAGCTGGCGGAGAAGCTCGGCGTCGAGGAGAGCGACGTCACCGGCGAGCTGGTCGGTCCCAGCTGGGGTGAGCAGATCGCCAACAAGGCCTGGCAGGGCCTGGGGATCTTCCTGGTCCTTGTGGTGATCTATCTGGCGATCGCGTTCGAGTGGCGCATGGCACTCGCGGCGTTCGTCGCACTGATCCACGACATCACGATCACGGTCGGTATCTACGCCCTCGTCGGATTCGAGGTCACACCGGGCACGGTGATCGGTCTGCTGACGATCCTCGGTTACTCGCTCTACGACACGGTCGTCGTCTTCGACAGTCTCAAGGAGCAGACGAAGGACATCACGAAACAGACCCGCTGGACCTACAGCGATATCGCGAACCGCTCGATCAACAGCACCCTGGTCCGCTCCGTCAACACCACGGTGGTCGCGCTGCTGCCGGTGGCGGGCCTGCTGTTCATCGGTGGCGGTTTCCTCGGCGCGGGCATGCTCAACGACATCTCGCTGTCGCTGTTCGTCGGTCTCGCCGCCGGTGCGTACTCCTCGATCTTCATCGCCACACCGCTCGTCGCCGACCTCAAGGAGCGCGAGCCGCAGATGAAGGCCCTGAGGAAGCGCGTCCTCGCCAAGCGGGCACAGTCCGCCGCGCAGGGCGAGTCCCCGGACGCCCCGGCCGGCGACGGGCTGCTGGACGACGAGCCCGACGACGCCACCCCCGCGGTGGTCGGGCCCCGCAACCAGCCCGCGGCCCGCAACCGGGGCCGTGGCCGACCCTCGGGGAAGCGGCGATGA
- a CDS encoding adenine phosphoribosyltransferase, whose amino-acid sequence MTDIRELLLSRIRDVADYPEPGVMFKDITPLLADPAAFTALTDALAEIAGKTGATKIVGLEARGFILGAPVAVRAGVGFIPVRKAGKLPGATLSQAYDLEYGSAEIEVHAEDLAAGDRVLVIDDVLATGGTAEASVQLIRRAGAEVAGLAVLMELGFLGGRARLEPTLAGAPLESLLTV is encoded by the coding sequence ATGACGGACATCAGGGAGCTGCTGCTCAGCCGTATCCGTGACGTGGCGGACTACCCGGAGCCGGGTGTGATGTTCAAGGACATCACCCCGCTCCTGGCGGACCCGGCGGCGTTCACGGCGCTCACCGACGCGCTGGCCGAGATCGCCGGGAAAACCGGCGCCACGAAGATCGTCGGCCTGGAGGCCCGCGGTTTCATCCTCGGAGCTCCGGTCGCCGTCCGCGCGGGCGTCGGCTTCATCCCCGTACGCAAGGCCGGCAAGCTCCCCGGGGCGACCCTCAGCCAGGCGTACGACCTGGAGTACGGCTCCGCGGAGATCGAGGTCCACGCAGAGGACCTGGCTGCCGGTGACCGTGTCCTCGTCATCGACGACGTCCTGGCGACGGGCGGCACCGCGGAGGCCTCGGTCCAGCTGATCCGCCGGGCCGGCGCCGAGGTGGCCGGCCTGGCCGTCCTCATGGAACTCGGCTTCCTCGGCGGCCGAGCCCGTCTGGAACCGACCCTGGCGGGCGCCCCGCTGGAGTCACTGCTCACGGTCTGA
- the relA gene encoding GTP pyrophosphokinase, which produces MPDEAQHLTAAKPESASGPTAKPAPNASHAKNDARGAVEHAQSAPVDKPAEQTRPKPAPPERPAPAVRPNTGQPARTGSSNRVRARLARLGVQRSNPYNPVLEPLLRIVRSNDPKIETATLRQIEKAYQVAERWHRGQKRKSGDPYITHPLAVTTILAELGMDPATLMAGLLHDTVEDTEYGLDQLRRDFGDSVALLVDGVTKLDKVKFGEAAQAETVRKMVVAMAKDPRVLVIKLADRLHNMRTMRYLKREKQEKKARETLEIYAPLAHRLGMNTIKWELEDLAFAILYPKMYDEIVRLVAERAPKRDEYLAIVTDEVQQDLRAARIKATVTGRPKHYYSVYQKMIVRGRDFAEIYDLVGIRVLVDTVRDCYAALGTVHARWNPVPGRFKDYIAMPKFNMYQSLHTTVIGPNGKPVELQIRTFDMHRRAEYGIAAHWKYKQEAVAGASKVRSDAPKSSGKGKDDHLNDMAWLRQLLDWQKETEDPGEFLESLRFDLSRNEVFVFTPKGDVIALPAGATPVDFAYAVHTEVGHRTIGARVNGRLVPLESTLDNGDLVEVFTSKAPGAGPSRDWLGFVKSPRARNKIRAWFSKERRDEAIEQGKDSIVRAMRKQNLPIQRILTGDSLVTLAHEMRYADISALYAAIGEGHVSAQNIVQKLVQALGGEEAATEEIDESVPPARGRSRKRRSSADPGVIVKGVEDVWVKLARCCTPVPGDPIMGFVTRGSGVSVHRTDCVNVDSLSREPERILEVEWAPTQSSVFLVAIQVEALDRSRLLSDVTRVLSDQHVNILSAAVQTSRDRVATSRFTFEMGDPKHLGHVLKAVRGVEGVYDVYRVTSARSRS; this is translated from the coding sequence TTGCCAGACGAGGCCCAGCACCTGACCGCCGCCAAGCCCGAGTCCGCCTCAGGGCCCACGGCGAAGCCCGCGCCGAACGCGTCGCACGCGAAGAACGACGCGCGTGGGGCGGTCGAGCATGCCCAGTCCGCGCCCGTCGACAAGCCGGCCGAGCAGACGCGACCCAAGCCCGCCCCGCCCGAGCGCCCGGCACCGGCAGTGCGCCCGAACACCGGCCAGCCCGCCCGCACCGGCTCCTCCAACCGCGTCCGTGCCCGCCTCGCCCGTCTCGGCGTCCAGCGCTCCAACCCGTACAACCCGGTGCTCGAGCCGCTGCTGCGCATAGTGCGCAGCAACGACCCGAAGATCGAGACCGCCACGCTCCGCCAGATCGAGAAGGCCTACCAGGTCGCCGAGCGCTGGCACCGCGGCCAGAAGCGCAAGAGCGGCGACCCGTACATCACGCACCCCCTCGCCGTCACCACCATCCTCGCCGAGCTGGGTATGGATCCGGCCACCCTGATGGCGGGCCTGCTGCACGACACCGTCGAGGACACCGAGTACGGCCTCGACCAGCTCCGCCGTGACTTCGGTGACTCAGTGGCACTGCTCGTCGACGGCGTCACCAAGCTCGACAAGGTCAAGTTCGGCGAGGCCGCGCAGGCCGAGACCGTGCGCAAGATGGTCGTGGCGATGGCCAAGGACCCCCGCGTCCTGGTCATCAAGCTCGCCGACCGCCTGCACAACATGCGCACCATGCGTTACCTCAAGCGCGAGAAGCAGGAGAAGAAGGCGCGCGAGACGCTGGAGATCTACGCGCCGCTCGCTCACCGCCTCGGCATGAACACCATCAAGTGGGAACTGGAGGACCTCGCCTTCGCGATCCTCTACCCCAAGATGTACGACGAGATCGTACGGCTGGTGGCCGAGCGGGCACCGAAGCGTGACGAGTATCTGGCCATAGTGACCGACGAGGTCCAGCAGGACCTGCGGGCCGCGCGCATCAAGGCGACCGTCACCGGCCGCCCGAAGCACTACTACAGCGTCTACCAGAAGATGATCGTCCGCGGACGTGACTTCGCGGAGATCTACGACCTGGTGGGGATTCGTGTACTTGTCGACACGGTCCGCGACTGTTATGCCGCCCTCGGCACCGTGCACGCGCGATGGAATCCGGTCCCCGGCCGGTTCAAGGACTACATCGCGATGCCCAAGTTCAACATGTACCAGTCGCTGCACACGACGGTCATCGGCCCCAACGGCAAGCCGGTCGAACTCCAGATCCGTACGTTCGACATGCACCGCCGCGCCGAGTACGGCATCGCCGCGCACTGGAAGTACAAGCAGGAAGCCGTCGCCGGCGCCTCCAAGGTGCGCTCCGACGCGCCCAAGTCGTCCGGCAAGGGCAAGGACGACCACCTCAACGACATGGCGTGGCTGCGTCAGCTCCTCGACTGGCAGAAGGAGACCGAGGACCCGGGCGAGTTCCTGGAGTCCCTGCGCTTCGACCTGTCCCGCAACGAGGTCTTCGTCTTCACTCCGAAGGGCGACGTCATAGCGCTCCCCGCGGGCGCCACCCCGGTCGACTTCGCGTACGCCGTCCACACCGAGGTCGGCCACCGCACCATAGGAGCGCGGGTCAACGGCAGGCTCGTACCGCTCGAATCCACCCTGGACAACGGCGACTTGGTGGAGGTCTTCACCTCCAAGGCACCCGGCGCGGGGCCCTCCCGCGACTGGCTCGGCTTCGTGAAGTCGCCGCGTGCCCGCAACAAGATCCGGGCCTGGTTCTCGAAGGAGCGCCGTGACGAGGCGATCGAGCAGGGCAAGGACTCCATCGTCCGCGCGATGCGCAAGCAGAACCTGCCGATCCAGCGCATCCTGACCGGCGACTCGCTCGTCACGCTCGCCCACGAGATGCGCTACGCGGACATCTCCGCGCTGTACGCGGCGATCGGCGAAGGGCACGTCTCCGCACAGAACATCGTGCAGAAGCTCGTCCAGGCCCTCGGCGGCGAGGAAGCCGCCACGGAGGAGATCGACGAGTCGGTCCCGCCGGCCCGCGGCCGCAGCCGCAAGCGCCGCTCCAGCGCCGACCCGGGCGTGATCGTCAAGGGCGTCGAGGACGTGTGGGTCAAGCTGGCCCGCTGCTGTACGCCGGTCCCCGGCGACCCGATCATGGGCTTCGTCACCCGCGGCAGTGGAGTATCGGTTCACCGCACCGACTGTGTGAACGTGGATTCCCTGTCCCGCGAGCCCGAGCGCATCCTCGAGGTCGAGTGGGCGCCCACCCAGTCCTCGGTCTTCCTGGTCGCCATCCAGGTCGAGGCCCTGGACCGCTCCCGGCTCCTCTCGGACGTCACGCGCGTCCTGTCCGACCAGCACGTCAACATTCTCTCCGCGGCCGTCCAGACCTCCCGCGACCGCGTCGCCACGTCCCGCTTCACCTTCGAGATGGGCGACCCGAAGCACCTCGGGCACGTCCTGAAGGCGGTCAGGGGCGTCGAGGGCGTCTACGACGTGTACCGGGTGACGTCGGCGCGCAGCCGGTCGTAA
- a CDS encoding DUF349 domain-containing protein: MSSDPWGRVDETGTVYVRTADGEQVVGSWQAGTPDEALAYFERKYEGLVVEIGLLEKRVKTTDLSAKDAQTAIDHIREQVDAHHAVGDLDALRTRLDKLVETVGKRREERKQQRAKQSDEARHSKEALVTEAEELAQSDQWRAAGERLRALVDTWKGLPRLDRKSDDELWHRFSHARSAFSKRRKAHFAQLDAQREDARKTKERLVAEAESLSGSTDWGPTAARYRELMSEWKAAGRAQREHEDDLWNRFRGAQDIFFAARSSVFAERDAEQAENLKLKEELAEEAEKLLPIGDLKGTRAAFRTINERWEAIGHVPRDARPKVEGRMHAVERAIQDAEENEWRRTNPEARARAEGLTGQLQAAVDKLRGQIEQARAQGNNAKADKLERELEGRQALLDQALKGLQEFGG; encoded by the coding sequence GTGAGCAGCGACCCGTGGGGCCGCGTCGACGAGACGGGGACCGTGTACGTGCGTACGGCCGACGGCGAGCAGGTTGTCGGCTCTTGGCAGGCAGGCACTCCTGACGAGGCCCTGGCCTATTTCGAGCGCAAGTACGAAGGCCTGGTTGTCGAGATCGGCCTCCTCGAGAAGCGAGTAAAGACCACCGACCTGTCGGCGAAGGACGCCCAGACCGCGATCGATCACATCCGTGAGCAGGTCGACGCCCATCACGCGGTCGGCGATCTGGATGCCCTGCGGACCCGCCTGGACAAGCTGGTCGAGACGGTCGGCAAGCGTCGCGAGGAGCGCAAGCAGCAGCGGGCGAAGCAGTCCGACGAGGCCCGGCACTCCAAGGAGGCGCTGGTCACCGAGGCCGAGGAGCTGGCGCAGTCCGACCAGTGGCGGGCCGCCGGTGAGCGGCTGCGGGCCCTGGTGGACACCTGGAAGGGTCTGCCGCGGCTCGACCGCAAGTCGGACGACGAGCTGTGGCACCGCTTCTCGCACGCCCGGTCGGCGTTCTCCAAGCGCCGCAAGGCGCACTTCGCGCAGCTGGACGCGCAGCGCGAGGATGCCCGCAAGACCAAGGAGCGGCTGGTCGCCGAGGCCGAGTCGCTGTCCGGGTCGACCGACTGGGGCCCGACGGCGGCTCGTTACCGCGAGCTGATGTCGGAGTGGAAGGCCGCGGGCCGCGCCCAGCGCGAGCACGAGGACGACCTGTGGAACCGCTTCCGCGGCGCCCAGGACATCTTCTTCGCCGCCCGCAGCTCGGTCTTCGCCGAGCGGGACGCCGAGCAGGCCGAGAACCTGAAGCTGAAGGAGGAGCTGGCCGAGGAGGCCGAGAAGCTCCTGCCGATCGGCGACCTGAAGGGCACGCGTGCCGCCTTCCGCACGATCAACGAGCGCTGGGAGGCCATCGGCCACGTGCCCCGCGACGCCCGCCCGAAGGTCGAGGGCAGGATGCACGCCGTCGAGCGTGCCATCCAGGACGCCGAGGAGAACGAGTGGCGCCGGACCAACCCGGAGGCACGCGCGCGTGCCGAGGGGCTGACCGGTCAGCTCCAGGCCGCCGTGGACAAGCTGAGGGGCCAGATCGAGCAGGCCCGCGCCCAGGGCAACAACGCCAAGGCCGACAAGCTGGAGCGTGAGCTGGAGGGCCGCCAGGCGCTGCTGGACCAGGCCCTGAAGGGTCTTCAGGAGTTCGGCGGCTGA
- a CDS encoding peptidylprolyl isomerase, translating to MVSQEQRRRQLAREKFLRQQQRRTSARRKSRMRNSVIASVLGVVVIGSLALYTTGVLKDDGTKKENAGAEVSPTPTGKAPDPCEKPAAGKVKTATWKKEPELTVDKSAKYAMKLATTCGDIDIALKASAAPHTVNSFAFLAGKGYFDHSKCHRLTDSGIYVLQCGDPQGTGMGGPGYTIPDENLKDASLKGNVYPAGTVAMANQYNAQTKEGRNTGGSQFFLVYQDSQLPPDYTPFGTVSEAGMKVLKKIADAGAQPADPTTGNTAPNATVVINKATVAKS from the coding sequence GTGGTCAGCCAGGAACAGCGGCGGCGTCAGCTCGCCCGGGAGAAGTTCTTGCGGCAGCAGCAGCGGCGCACGTCCGCCCGGCGCAAGTCGCGGATGCGCAACTCGGTGATCGCGTCGGTGCTCGGAGTGGTCGTCATCGGCAGCCTCGCGCTGTACACGACCGGGGTACTCAAGGACGACGGCACCAAGAAGGAGAACGCGGGCGCGGAGGTCAGCCCCACTCCGACCGGCAAGGCCCCGGACCCGTGCGAGAAGCCCGCCGCGGGCAAGGTCAAGACGGCGACCTGGAAGAAGGAGCCGGAGCTGACCGTCGACAAGTCCGCGAAGTACGCGATGAAGCTCGCGACGACGTGCGGTGACATAGACATCGCGCTGAAGGCGTCGGCCGCGCCGCACACCGTGAACTCGTTCGCCTTCCTCGCCGGCAAGGGCTACTTCGACCACTCCAAGTGCCACCGGCTCACGGACAGCGGCATCTACGTGCTGCAGTGCGGCGACCCGCAGGGCACCGGGATGGGCGGCCCGGGGTACACGATTCCGGACGAGAACCTCAAGGACGCGAGCCTCAAGGGCAACGTGTACCCGGCGGGCACGGTCGCGATGGCCAACCAGTACAACGCCCAGACCAAGGAGGGGCGCAACACCGGAGGAAGCCAGTTCTTCCTCGTCTACCAGGACAGTCAGCTCCCGCCCGACTACACACCGTTCGGCACTGTGTCCGAGGCGGGCATGAAGGTCCTGAAGAAGATCGCGGACGCCGGAGCCCAGCCCGCCGATCCCACGACGGGGAACACCGCCCCCAATGCGACGGTCGTCATCAACAAGGCGACGGTCGCGAAATCCTGA
- a CDS encoding MBL fold metallo-hydrolase, with the protein MLIAGFPAGAWGTNCYLVAPAAGEECVIIDPGHEAAPGVEEALKKHRLKPVAVVLTHGHLDHVASVVPVCGAHDVPAWIHPEDRYMMSDPEKALGRSIGMQLMGELTVGEPDDVKELTDGAKLALAGMELTVAHAPGHTKGSVTFGLPEAADIPPILFSGDLLFAGSIGRTDLPGGDMAEILDSLARVCLPLDDSTVVLSGHGPQTTIGQERATNPYLRQVAAGPGAPEAPRRGM; encoded by the coding sequence GTGCTCATTGCCGGGTTCCCCGCCGGGGCCTGGGGGACGAACTGTTATCTCGTCGCCCCCGCCGCCGGTGAGGAGTGCGTGATCATCGACCCGGGCCACGAGGCGGCCCCAGGAGTCGAGGAAGCGCTGAAGAAGCATCGGCTCAAGCCCGTCGCCGTCGTCCTCACCCACGGCCACCTCGACCACGTGGCCTCGGTCGTCCCCGTGTGCGGTGCGCACGACGTGCCGGCCTGGATCCACCCCGAGGACCGGTACATGATGAGCGACCCCGAGAAGGCGCTCGGCCGGTCCATCGGCATGCAGCTGATGGGCGAGCTGACCGTCGGGGAGCCGGACGACGTCAAGGAGCTGACCGATGGCGCGAAGCTGGCGCTGGCGGGGATGGAGCTCACCGTCGCGCACGCGCCCGGCCATACCAAGGGGTCGGTGACCTTCGGCCTGCCCGAGGCGGCGGACATCCCGCCGATCCTGTTCTCGGGCGACCTGCTGTTCGCCGGCTCCATCGGACGCACCGACCTGCCCGGCGGTGACATGGCCGAGATCCTCGACTCGCTGGCCCGCGTGTGCCTGCCGCTCGACGACTCGACCGTGGTGCTGTCCGGCCACGGCCCCCAGACGACCATCGGCCAGGAGCGTGCCACCAACCCCTATCTGCGGCAGGTGGCCGCCGGCCCGGGAGCTCCCGAGGCTCCCCGACGAGGAATGTGA